In a genomic window of Nitrosarchaeum sp.:
- a CDS encoding TrmB family transcriptional regulator — protein MNITDKTRKALEKIGLTSYETRTFASLLETGELTASDLSQKSGVPYSKIYEVLGTLEEKGWIGSDDSRPTKYFAKSPSTGLETTKQKMQNDFLQNQNIILNELVPLYEKSGTSERPDIWVLSGAINIASKILEMVESCRNEVMIALPEAGQELVRQALPKLRALHDKGVDIKILTSDKMDKESLKAISRVATVKIKKGLFGGGIISDNRYVVILLGPEMGAMNTPDLVAIWADHTGLAGFARQYFEYLLKDSKVV, from the coding sequence ATGAACATAACTGACAAGACAAGAAAGGCTCTAGAAAAAATTGGTCTTACTAGTTATGAAACGAGGACATTTGCATCGTTACTTGAAACGGGTGAATTAACAGCCTCAGATCTTAGCCAAAAATCAGGTGTTCCTTATTCAAAAATTTATGAGGTTTTAGGGACACTAGAAGAGAAAGGCTGGATTGGTTCTGATGATTCAAGACCAACAAAATACTTTGCAAAATCTCCATCTACTGGATTGGAGACTACAAAACAAAAGATGCAAAATGATTTTTTACAAAATCAAAATATTATTTTAAACGAGCTCGTTCCATTATATGAAAAAAGTGGAACCAGTGAAAGACCAGACATATGGGTATTATCTGGCGCAATAAATATCGCTTCAAAAATTTTGGAGATGGTTGAATCTTGCAGAAATGAAGTAATGATTGCATTACCTGAAGCAGGACAAGAGTTAGTCAGACAAGCATTACCAAAATTAAGAGCATTACACGATAAAGGGGTGGACATCAAAATATTAACTTCAGATAAAATGGACAAAGAGTCACTCAAGGCAATAAGCAGAGTTGCAACTGTAAAAATCAAAAAAGGACTATTTGGTGGAGGAATAATTTCAGATAACAGATATGTCGTAATTTTATTGGGTCCAGAGATGGGAGCAATGAATACCCCGGATCTAGTTGCAATTTGGGCAGATCATACAGGATTGGCAGGATTTGCAAGGCAATACTTTGAATATTTATTAAAAGATTCAAAGGTGGTATAG
- the tes gene encoding tetraether lipid synthase Tes, with the protein MALIQISNQSSKSLGKKSTIRFTQSICPDCNMILDAEVFERDDKVYMSKICPTHGECEELYFGSYQMYKKFSTYWVDGKGAHAPNVMIDKCSCPNNCGLCSNHLSHSGLANMIVTNRCDLTCWYCFFYVKKGLEGAYMYEPDHTQVRGMMKTLKAERPIPGNSIQITGGEPMLREDIADVIKIMKEEGVDHVQMNTNGIRHAMDPEAAREVRLAGCNNLYLSFDGVTARTNPKNHWEIPYALDSCRKTGTTVVFVPTVIKSINDHELGGIIRYAQKNMDVVHAVNFQPVSLTGRMGKGEREKYRITVPDCIQRIEEQTNGEVTVDDWFPVPSCMPLTNVIEAFSSKPKYELSIHFACGAGTYIFEDAETKKFVPLTKFCDIQGMLELFEDKAEEIRSGKNKYFTMLEVVRKLKGFVDTKKQPAGLDLAKMFGNILMKRSFESIGSWHVKGLFLGMMHFQDKYNEDLERLQRCDIHYLTPDLRIVPFCAFNVIPEWYRDRIQKKYSITVEEWEQREGVKLEDGLYRGLMRRGAGDELAAGCAKSQMFHDAAQATM; encoded by the coding sequence ATGGCATTAATTCAGATTTCCAATCAGTCAAGTAAAAGTCTAGGCAAAAAATCAACTATTAGATTCACTCAAAGCATATGTCCTGATTGTAACATGATATTAGATGCTGAAGTCTTTGAGCGAGACGACAAGGTCTACATGTCAAAGATTTGCCCAACTCACGGCGAATGTGAGGAATTATACTTTGGTTCTTATCAAATGTACAAGAAATTCAGTACATACTGGGTAGACGGCAAAGGCGCTCATGCTCCAAACGTAATGATTGACAAATGTTCATGTCCAAATAACTGTGGATTGTGCTCAAATCACCTATCACACAGTGGATTGGCAAACATGATTGTAACTAACAGATGTGATTTGACATGCTGGTATTGCTTCTTTTATGTAAAGAAAGGCCTTGAAGGCGCTTACATGTACGAGCCAGACCATACACAAGTTAGAGGAATGATGAAGACACTAAAGGCTGAAAGACCAATTCCAGGCAACTCTATTCAGATTACTGGTGGTGAGCCAATGCTTAGAGAAGACATTGCTGATGTTATTAAAATAATGAAAGAAGAAGGCGTTGATCATGTCCAGATGAATACAAACGGTATCAGACATGCAATGGATCCAGAAGCTGCAAGAGAAGTCAGACTAGCTGGATGTAACAACTTGTATCTTTCTTTTGATGGTGTAACTGCAAGAACAAATCCAAAGAATCACTGGGAAATTCCATATGCCCTTGATAGCTGCAGAAAGACCGGAACAACTGTAGTATTTGTCCCAACTGTAATTAAATCAATTAACGACCATGAATTAGGTGGAATTATTCGCTATGCACAAAAGAACATGGATGTAGTTCACGCTGTTAACTTTCAACCTGTATCACTAACTGGTAGAATGGGTAAAGGAGAACGTGAAAAATATAGAATTACAGTTCCAGATTGCATTCAAAGAATTGAAGAGCAAACAAATGGTGAGGTAACTGTTGATGACTGGTTCCCAGTACCAAGTTGTATGCCACTCACTAATGTAATTGAGGCATTTTCTAGTAAACCAAAATATGAATTATCTATCCACTTTGCTTGTGGTGCAGGAACTTACATCTTTGAAGACGCAGAGACAAAGAAATTTGTTCCACTAACTAAGTTCTGTGACATTCAAGGAATGCTTGAACTATTTGAGGATAAAGCAGAAGAGATTCGTTCTGGTAAAAACAAGTACTTTACAATGCTTGAAGTTGTAAGAAAACTAAAGGGCTTTGTTGATACAAAGAAGCAACCAGCAGGGCTAGACTTGGCAAAGATGTTTGGCAATATACTCATGAAGAGATCATTTGAGTCAATTGGCTCATGGCATGTCAAAGGATTGTTCTTGGGTATGATGCACTTTCAAGACAAATACAATGAAGACTTGGAAAGATTGCAAAGATGTGATATTCATTATCTTACTCCCGACCTTAGAATCGTTCCATTCTGTGCATTTAATGTAATTCCAGAATGGTACAGAGACAGAATTCAAAAGAAATACTCCATTACGGTAGAAGAATGGGAACAAAGAGAAGGCGTCAAACTAGAAGACGGTCTGTATCGTGGTCTAATGAGACGTGGAGCAGGAGATGAACTTGCTGCTGGTTGTGCAAAGAGTCAGATGTTCCATGACGCTGCTCAAGCAACAATGTAG
- a CDS encoding glycosyltransferase family 4 protein produces the protein MKILFISPRYEGGIGGHAFRVAEKLREFGFDVKLMHVPHVPIKNLKNPSFAIFGMIKAILDREKYDVVHAWNVPSAFVMKFVKAKKKVLSVHGIYSEQVNALHSTATSSMVSNAESKVLKFADVLTTDSKSVQKTYKEKLDLNFVYLPAPLDIKKFNEIPDVKKIENQIAYVGRDSFEKGTDILRNIEPQIKGKIVYCTNMSWVEAMKNLKASFVLVVPSRMESLPQSIKEAFFLKIPVIATNVGDIPEVIKNNETGIIVPPNDPQLLLDAINSLLEDKDKASKMAEHAYDFIMENFTWEKLISKYVDFYKNLS, from the coding sequence GTGAAGATACTCTTTATTTCTCCAAGATATGAAGGAGGTATTGGAGGTCACGCATTTAGGGTAGCTGAAAAACTGCGTGAATTTGGATTTGATGTAAAGTTAATGCATGTCCCACATGTTCCAATAAAAAATTTGAAAAATCCAAGCTTTGCAATTTTTGGTATGATAAAGGCAATACTTGACAGAGAAAAATATGATGTTGTACATGCATGGAATGTTCCATCTGCATTTGTGATGAAGTTTGTAAAAGCAAAAAAGAAAGTTCTCTCAGTTCATGGGATTTATTCAGAACAGGTAAACGCATTACACTCTACTGCCACAAGTAGTATGGTTAGTAATGCAGAGTCTAAAGTTTTGAAATTTGCAGATGTTCTTACAACTGATTCAAAATCTGTTCAAAAAACATACAAAGAAAAACTGGATCTTAACTTTGTGTATCTTCCAGCACCGTTAGATATTAAAAAATTTAATGAAATTCCAGACGTAAAAAAAATTGAGAACCAAATTGCCTATGTTGGGCGAGACAGCTTTGAGAAAGGAACCGATATTTTACGAAATATAGAGCCACAAATTAAAGGCAAAATAGTTTACTGTACAAACATGTCCTGGGTTGAGGCTATGAAAAATCTCAAGGCATCTTTTGTTCTTGTTGTTCCTTCAAGAATGGAGAGCTTGCCACAATCAATCAAGGAAGCATTTTTTTTAAAAATTCCAGTAATAGCTACAAATGTTGGAGACATTCCTGAAGTGATTAAAAACAATGAAACAGGAATAATTGTTCCGCCAAACGATCCGCAGTTATTACTTGATGCAATTAATTCATTATTGGAAGACAAAGACAAGGCATCAAAAATGGCAGAACATGCATATGACTTTATAATGGAAAATTTTACTTGGGAGAAATTAATCTCCAAATATGTTGATTTTTATAAAAATTTATCTTAG
- a CDS encoding NAD-dependent epimerase/dehydratase family protein: protein MKFTVIGGAGFIGNNIVRQLLKQNHTPVVIDNMYRGKIERISSLDVEFHKIDIRDFEQLRDILKNSDGIFHEAALTDVQESFTKQQEYNDVNVKGTENVFRIAKEFDLKVVYASSSSVYGNPKKIPIKENSERNPINPYGKTKLDDEFLAEKYSKDNVSIIGLRYFNVYGEGQTGSYAGVITKFLNRLKEKKSPIIFGTGTQLRDFIFVEDVARANIAAMQSNVNNGFFNIGTGITTSIEQLAKIMIELSGLKLEIQYENALDGDVQSSQADTNLTESVLKWKYSMELKNGLSKFFI from the coding sequence ATGAAATTTACAGTAATCGGAGGAGCAGGGTTTATCGGAAATAACATAGTAAGACAACTTCTCAAGCAAAATCACACTCCAGTTGTAATTGATAATATGTATCGAGGAAAGATTGAGAGAATTTCATCACTTGATGTTGAATTTCATAAAATTGACATAAGAGATTTTGAACAACTCAGAGACATACTAAAAAATTCTGACGGAATATTTCATGAAGCTGCACTTACAGATGTACAAGAATCATTTACAAAACAACAAGAATACAACGATGTCAATGTAAAAGGAACTGAAAATGTATTTAGAATTGCAAAAGAGTTTGACTTGAAAGTAGTTTATGCAAGCAGTTCAAGTGTTTATGGAAATCCAAAAAAAATCCCAATAAAAGAGAACAGTGAACGTAATCCGATTAACCCATATGGAAAAACAAAATTAGACGACGAATTTCTTGCTGAAAAATATTCTAAAGATAATGTATCCATTATTGGCCTCAGATACTTTAATGTCTATGGAGAGGGTCAAACTGGCTCATACGCCGGTGTAATTACAAAATTCCTCAACAGACTAAAAGAGAAAAAATCTCCAATAATTTTTGGCACAGGTACACAATTAAGAGATTTTATTTTTGTTGAAGATGTTGCACGTGCAAACATAGCTGCTATGCAAAGCAATGTAAATAACGGATTTTTTAATATTGGCACAGGCATTACAACATCAATTGAGCAGCTTGCAAAAATAATGATCGAGTTATCAGGTTTGAAACTAGAGATACAGTATGAAAATGCACTGGATGGTGATGTACAGTCTAGTCAGGCAGATACCAACTTGACTGAATCGGTATTAAAATGGAAGTATTCTATGGAATTAAAAAACGGATTATCAAAATTTTTTATCTAA
- a CDS encoding nucleotide sugar dehydrogenase has translation MKNVLEMSESEFNNSIQSGSLKICVIGIGRIGLPTALSFANSGLSTIGLDINSELVDMVNQGEFPLKDEPGYTTIFEKVLKEKKFTATTKIQDAVPQSDVIVLSLPTPMDKQNVPNYDALRSVGKQLHEFLTLGSIVIVESTIEPGFIENELKSIIEGDDLKLTAGKNFGIGVCPETANPGQILNDFERLPRLVGAIDQRTHNIIKKIYKHVFTVDLISMPDCKTANAVKLTTNVFRDLNIAFINELALIFEKSGIDIMTVLEAAKTKYNFQVHYPGAGVGGPCLPVNSYQMINFAKTFGFDNFSIVETGRRINESMPDHVIELLKDAFSESYTDIKQSTILILGVTYKPDVKDVQLTPAEPIILKLHQLGSNVKIYDPYFKNSTLFGINCESNLVESLKQSDALIVVTAHKEFHDLEPAFLKSTMKSPVVIDSRCIINQFDAKNAGLIYRGVGRGKL, from the coding sequence ATGAAAAATGTTCTAGAAATGAGTGAATCTGAGTTCAATAATAGCATCCAATCAGGATCACTCAAAATATGTGTAATTGGAATTGGAAGAATAGGTCTCCCTACCGCATTATCATTTGCCAATTCTGGTCTATCTACCATCGGTCTTGATATCAACTCTGAACTAGTTGATATGGTTAATCAAGGAGAATTTCCATTAAAGGACGAACCAGGATATACTACAATCTTTGAAAAAGTTTTAAAAGAAAAAAAATTCACTGCGACTACTAAAATTCAAGATGCTGTTCCTCAGTCCGATGTAATAGTTTTATCATTGCCTACACCAATGGATAAACAAAATGTACCAAATTATGATGCTTTACGTTCAGTAGGAAAACAACTCCACGAATTTTTAACTCTAGGTTCTATAGTCATTGTTGAAAGTACAATTGAGCCAGGTTTTATTGAGAATGAATTAAAATCAATAATAGAAGGAGATGATCTCAAACTAACTGCTGGTAAAAATTTTGGTATAGGAGTATGTCCAGAAACTGCAAACCCTGGACAAATTCTTAATGACTTTGAGAGATTACCTAGATTAGTTGGAGCAATAGATCAAAGAACTCATAATATAATAAAAAAAATCTACAAACATGTTTTTACTGTAGACTTGATTTCAATGCCTGACTGTAAAACAGCAAATGCCGTAAAGTTGACAACAAATGTTTTTCGTGATCTAAACATTGCATTTATCAATGAGTTGGCATTAATCTTTGAAAAATCTGGAATAGATATAATGACCGTTTTAGAAGCTGCAAAAACAAAATATAATTTCCAAGTTCATTATCCTGGAGCTGGAGTTGGCGGACCATGTCTTCCTGTAAACTCTTATCAAATGATAAATTTCGCAAAAACCTTTGGCTTTGATAACTTTTCAATTGTTGAAACAGGAAGAAGAATTAATGAATCAATGCCAGATCATGTGATTGAACTTTTAAAAGATGCTTTTAGCGAATCTTATACAGACATAAAACAATCAACAATATTGATTTTAGGCGTAACATACAAACCTGATGTAAAAGATGTTCAATTAACTCCTGCCGAACCAATTATTTTAAAATTACACCAATTAGGTTCTAATGTAAAAATATATGATCCGTACTTTAAGAATTCAACTTTGTTTGGAATAAACTGTGAATCAAATCTTGTGGAATCTTTGAAACAATCTGATGCATTAATTGTGGTTACAGCTCATAAAGAATTCCATGATCTAGAGCCAGCATTCTTAAAATCAACTATGAAATCTCCAGTAGTAATTGACTCTAGATGTATAATTAATCAATTTGATGCAAAAAATGCAGGATTGATTTATCGTGGAGTTGGACGTGGAAAACTCTAA
- a CDS encoding asparagine synthase C-terminal domain-containing protein, translated as MENSNSKLAPNSIKNILTLRYNPTKKSKFTKKTWKDFVEKPLDTSSQIIENLICSNIHRTIRNSTNTKTSIALSSGVDSTLVLALLKKTCPDVKISAISIRFENSVDESRYAAKIASKFDIDHNIVYVENYLKELPHAISIIKQPFWDLHWYYVVKKAKTLGKFLVSGDGGDELFGGYTFRYKKFLSLTAKNSSPIDKVKAYLQCHERDWVEDQTDIFGKKLGFNWNHIYKQFLPYFDNPLSQLSQVFLADFNGKLLYNWIPLNTSFHSYFGVKPVTPLLSKETIQHTTHLPINLKYDLKTDTGKLLLREILHKYSLDKLLIKKKQGFSVDTMNLWKSYGYDLCDCYLSDARIVQSKWINKDWIEKHFDKNSIDIRYVNKFLGLLSLEIWYRIFITKEMKPTVTL; from the coding sequence GTGGAAAACTCTAATTCGAAATTAGCTCCTAATTCAATCAAAAATATTCTCACTCTTAGATACAATCCAACAAAAAAATCAAAATTTACTAAAAAAACTTGGAAAGATTTTGTTGAAAAACCACTTGATACATCTTCACAAATAATAGAAAACTTGATCTGTTCAAACATTCATAGAACAATTAGAAATTCTACAAATACAAAAACGTCAATAGCTCTTAGCAGCGGCGTTGACTCTACACTTGTTTTAGCACTATTAAAAAAAACATGTCCAGATGTAAAAATTAGTGCAATCTCAATTAGATTTGAGAATAGTGTTGATGAATCAAGATACGCTGCAAAGATTGCATCAAAATTTGACATAGATCATAATATTGTATATGTTGAAAATTATCTCAAAGAGTTACCACATGCAATTAGCATTATTAAACAACCGTTTTGGGATTTACACTGGTATTATGTTGTAAAAAAAGCAAAAACTCTGGGAAAATTCCTGGTGTCAGGAGATGGTGGAGATGAATTATTTGGAGGTTATACATTCAGATACAAAAAATTTCTCTCTCTAACTGCAAAAAACTCATCACCAATTGATAAAGTCAAAGCATATCTGCAATGCCATGAAAGAGATTGGGTAGAAGACCAAACAGACATATTTGGTAAAAAACTTGGTTTTAATTGGAATCATATCTACAAACAATTTTTACCATATTTTGATAATCCACTAAGTCAATTATCGCAGGTATTTCTGGCAGACTTTAATGGTAAGCTACTCTACAACTGGATTCCATTAAATACAAGTTTTCACAGCTACTTTGGAGTAAAACCTGTTACTCCATTATTATCTAAAGAAACAATTCAACATACTACACATTTACCGATTAATTTAAAATATGACTTAAAAACCGATACTGGAAAGCTTCTCTTAAGGGAAATTCTTCACAAGTATTCCCTTGATAAATTATTGATTAAGAAAAAACAAGGGTTTTCTGTAGATACAATGAATTTGTGGAAATCTTATGGGTATGATTTATGTGATTGTTATCTGTCTGATGCAAGAATTGTACAGTCCAAATGGATTAACAAAGATTGGATTGAAAAGCATTTTGATAAAAATAGCATAGATATCAGATATGTAAACAAGTTTCTTGGATTATTATCTTTGGAGATATGGTACAGAATATTTATCACAAAAGAAATGAAACCAACTGTTACTCTTTAA
- a CDS encoding glycosyltransferase family 4 protein, with the protein MRLLIGGSTSKIFHLKEFASALIDLGVDCKLVVDTDICNGFPSRKVSDWFQTRKKFDQLIFEFKPDVILVDRQRHFALAASKQNIPLVIHLRGNIWKEMEWAKNTLYKSLPKRIALQIWISIARQTFQKSSLIVPICEHLEKIVKRNYPNKKTGVMYQGISSSRWYPSKGMTLKHPCVGLLQGAVIWGKAQEMLVLENVLKFMPDVTFYWAGDGPYRDKILSVLGKHDNFKWLGNLQYPDKVREYLTEIDVYALVSGIDMSPLTLQEAQLMKKPVVATNVGGIPELMKNNETGFLIEKCDANGWIEKLSLLINNEQKRKSMGENGRKFVEENFNWSKIAKEFLDILEKHGIK; encoded by the coding sequence ATGAGATTGCTTATAGGAGGTTCTACCTCCAAGATATTTCATCTAAAGGAATTTGCAAGTGCCCTAATAGATTTAGGAGTTGATTGTAAGCTAGTTGTAGATACAGATATCTGCAATGGTTTTCCAAGCCGTAAGGTTTCCGATTGGTTTCAAACTAGAAAGAAGTTTGATCAATTAATTTTTGAATTTAAGCCAGATGTCATTCTAGTAGATAGACAAAGGCATTTTGCACTTGCTGCATCTAAACAGAATATTCCTCTAGTAATACATCTGAGAGGAAACATTTGGAAGGAAATGGAGTGGGCAAAAAATACACTGTACAAATCACTTCCAAAAAGAATTGCATTGCAAATCTGGATCTCTATTGCTAGACAAACTTTTCAAAAATCATCATTAATTGTACCAATTTGCGAACATTTAGAAAAAATTGTCAAGAGGAATTATCCAAACAAGAAAACAGGAGTAATGTATCAAGGAATATCCTCATCTAGATGGTATCCATCAAAAGGAATGACTCTCAAACATCCTTGTGTTGGATTATTACAAGGGGCAGTAATTTGGGGAAAAGCCCAAGAAATGCTTGTTTTAGAAAATGTTCTAAAATTTATGCCTGATGTGACTTTTTACTGGGCAGGAGATGGGCCGTACCGTGACAAAATTCTATCGGTATTAGGAAAACATGATAATTTCAAATGGCTTGGAAATTTGCAATATCCAGATAAAGTTAGAGAATATCTAACTGAGATTGATGTCTATGCGCTAGTTAGTGGAATTGATATGTCACCTTTAACATTGCAAGAAGCACAATTAATGAAAAAACCAGTAGTTGCAACAAACGTAGGAGGAATTCCAGAGCTTATGAAAAATAACGAAACTGGATTTTTGATAGAGAAGTGTGATGCAAACGGATGGATTGAAAAATTATCACTTTTAATTAATAATGAACAAAAAAGAAAAAGCATGGGAGAAAATGGAAGAAAATTCGTTGAAGAGAACTTCAATTGGAGTAAAATTGCAAAAGAGTTTTTAGATATTTTGGAAAAACACGGAATTAAATAA
- a CDS encoding methyltransferase domain-containing protein, with the protein MKPSLVEYLVCPICRKNFNIKITKKSKGEIMEGYLICINKHKFKITNGIPRFVTDATKDFVKTEDAFSSKWKIYHKSYHEKKWFEFQRNWFLERFQWETLESFNKFLLTKHNVLDAGTGLGNSANFLSTNKQSLVFAIDASESVNFAYKKYGGATNIHFLQADLRQLPFKKNFFDYVYSDQVLHHTKNTETSFKYLTKFLKKAGHISIYVYNKKAPIREFADDYIRSKTTKMSVNDCVEFSKDMTILGKSLSNLKRKITIPHDIKLLNIKAGTYDVQRFIYWHFLKCFWAEDGDFERSVGVNFDWYYPKFAYRHTPDEVRKWYRDTKIKITSFKEIESGISVTGKK; encoded by the coding sequence TTGAAACCTTCTCTTGTTGAATATCTTGTTTGTCCTATCTGCAGAAAAAATTTCAACATCAAAATAACAAAAAAGTCTAAAGGAGAAATTATGGAGGGATATTTGATTTGTATAAATAAACACAAATTTAAGATTACAAATGGAATTCCTAGATTTGTCACAGATGCTACAAAGGATTTTGTAAAAACTGAGGATGCATTTTCATCAAAATGGAAAATATATCATAAATCATATCATGAGAAAAAATGGTTTGAGTTTCAAAGAAATTGGTTTTTAGAAAGGTTTCAATGGGAAACCCTTGAAAGTTTTAATAAATTTCTATTGACAAAACATAATGTTCTTGATGCAGGGACTGGTCTTGGAAATAGTGCAAACTTTCTATCTACCAACAAGCAATCACTTGTATTTGCAATAGATGCAAGTGAATCTGTAAATTTTGCTTATAAAAAATATGGTGGTGCTACAAACATTCATTTTTTGCAAGCAGACTTGCGTCAACTTCCATTTAAAAAGAATTTTTTTGACTATGTGTACTCTGATCAGGTATTACATCACACAAAGAATACTGAAACATCATTCAAATACCTGACAAAATTTCTCAAAAAGGCAGGCCATATTTCCATATATGTTTACAACAAAAAAGCTCCGATAAGAGAATTTGCAGATGATTACATTCGTTCAAAGACTACAAAAATGTCTGTAAATGACTGTGTAGAGTTTTCAAAAGATATGACAATTCTGGGAAAATCACTATCCAATCTAAAAAGGAAGATTACCATACCACATGACATTAAGCTACTTAACATCAAGGCAGGTACATACGATGTACAACGATTCATCTATTGGCATTTTTTGAAATGTTTTTGGGCTGAAGATGGAGATTTTGAGAGAAGCGTAGGTGTTAACTTTGATTGGTATTATCCAAAGTTTGCTTATAGACACACTCCTGATGAAGTACGTAAGTGGTATCGTGATACCAAAATAAAAATTACAAGTTTTAAAGAAATTGAAAGCGGAATTAGTGTTACTGGGAAAAAATAA